One Mycolicibacterium sp. ND9-15 genomic window, ACATCGTCGTGGAGATGAAGAAGACCACCGGCTATCTCGGGGCCGACGTCGCGATCGACGCGGTGGGCGCCGAGGCCGACGGGAATCTGCTGCAACATGTGACCGCTGCCAAGCTGAAGATGCAGGGCGGCTCACCGGTAGCGCTGAACTGGGCGATCGATTCCGTGCGTAAGGGCGGGACGATCTCGGTGGTGGGTGCCTACGGGCCGATGTTCTCCGCGGTCAAGTTCGGCGACGCCTTGAACAAGGGCCTGACCATGCGCATGAACCAGTGCCCGGTGAAACGGCAGTGGCCCCGACTGTTCTCGCACGTTCAGAACGGTTACCTCAAGCCCAATGACATTGTCACCCATCGTATTCCGCTGGAAAACATTGCCGAGGGCTATCACATCTTCTCTGCCAAGCTCGACGACTGCATCAAGCCGGTCATCGTGCCCGACGCCGCCTGACAGGATCATCATGACCTACACCGCCGACCATCCACCCGTCCCCACCTCCGACGATCTGCGGGCCCGCATCCCGGGCTGGGGTGTAGACCTCGACCCGGCCGACCGCCCCTCGGTACCCAAGCTGAAGGCGGTCGAGACCGGGGCCCGCTGGGACTTCCCCGAGCGGCAACCCGAAAAGTGGCCCCGGGAGCGGTCGATCGAGCATCAGTTCCTCACGCCGGTGTTCGGCACGTCGACGCCGCCGCGGGGGCTCTCCGGTGCGATCCGGCGCTACTCGTACCGCAAGTACAGCGAAGGCCGCGCCGCTCACTGGCTGCTGCTGATCCTCGCCGACCGTGTCGACGCCGTCGAACACCATTTGCAGTCGCTGGTCAGCCTTCACCCGGACAACCCGATCACCGAAACCGGATTCATGACAGAACTCAAGTACAACGGCCTGGCGGCGCGCGCGAACAGCAAGCGGGCGGACGTCAACCACATGTGGCTCGATCCGCTCATCGTGGCGGGCCCGTGGGTGGCAGCGGCCGGCGCGGGGGTCCTTGCGGTGCGGCGCCTGCGCCGCGGTCGGCGCTAGCCCTGCAGCAGGTCGTCGAGTACCTCGATGAACTGGTCGGGGTGCGCGGGCGTGCACGCGGGTCGCCACCGGTTGCCGTCGACGTCGAGCGTGACCAGGGTGCTCTTGCGCGGTCGGCCCACGTCCAGCGGCAGCCAGCGACACAGGTCCGAGCTGCCCCACAGCCGGTAGCGGTGCAGCCAGTCCAGCGGGGTCGCGGTGTACCCGCGGATCGACCGCACCGGCAGGATCTTCGACGTGCCCGACGGGAAGTGGTACCGGCGTAGGGTGACCGCCTCACGGTCGACCTGGATCATCCCGTCGTCGTAAAGCTGTTGCGGCGCGGTCACTTGCGCGTGCTTCGCAGCTCGTGCCCCTTGCTGGTCAGGCAGCGGCCGGTCTCCAGATTCCACTGCCAGCCGTGCAGGTTGCAGGTCAGCGTCGAGCCTTCGACGACGCCGAATTTCGACAGGTCGGCCTTGAGGTGCGGACACCGCCGCTGGATCTCCCAGCCATCGAGCGTGATCGACGAGGAGTCGTCGTGCGCCTCGGCGAACCAGCCGTCGGCGTACGCGATCCGCTCGTCGGTCAGGCACTTGAAGAACGTGTAGAGGTACTCGTTGTATCCGCCGACCCGCCAGGCCCGGAACCGCGTGGACAGGAATATGGTGTTGACCCAGTCCGGTTCGTCGTCGCGCAGCACGGTGCGCACCAACTCCGGTGCGATCGCGAACCCGTACCGGAACTTTTCGTCGGGAATAGGTTCGCGCACAACCCGTTTCGGGAAGTCAAGGACTATCGTCTCGGGGCCCAGCCGCAGCTCGACCGGGTAGCCGATACCGTCGCAGATCTGGTCGCTCTGGATCATGATGGGCTCGAACGCGGTGCGCAGGGGTTCCAGCAGCGACTCGCCGGCGGCGTCGGCCCAACTCGCCTTCTCGGCGGCGATTATCGGCGCCATCCGTTCGGCGTAGTCGGCGATATAGGCCGCCTTGCCGCTGGTGAAAATCGACGCCAGCTGATCGTCGGGCAGTAGGTGAGTCAACGAATCCAGTTGCGAGCCGGTGAAAGCCGCCGCCGATCCGGGAATCATCAGCAGGCCGCCGTCGTGGCCGTGCTTGCGCAGTTGGTCCAAGAACACCGTCTGGTCGGGGAAGATGTTGGCAGGGTCGCCGTGGTCGTCGTTGAGGTCGCGCAACTCCGGATCGAGGAAGCATGGCGGCCCCGCGGACGGGATGACCCAGGTGGCACCCACTTGTGCGATGTACTGGCGGCAGCGGTCCATCTGGCGCTGCCGCTTCTGGATGCCGAAGGCCTCCTTGGCGCGGGCGGGCATGTCGTAGACCATCGGGTACCAGATGGCGCCCGAATACTGGAGCATGTGCACGTCGACGTGGTCGAAGTCGGCGTGCACCACGTCCAGATCCACCGGACGCGCGTCGTTCATGTTGAACACGACCGTCTCGCCGTCGTCGATCACGATTCCGGAGTCGCCGATCGGACCGTCGGCCGGGGCACGCAGCGCGATGATCATCACGCGCAGATCGCCCTTGGGGCCGCGCACGGTGTGCGTGACCGAATCCGCCGTCTCGAAAAACCGGTGGAATCCCAGCTTCTCGAGTTCCCGGCGCAAATCCGGCACGGGATAGTCCGGCAGCAGCACGACCGCGTCCTTGTTGACGTGCCGGCGCAGCAGCTTCGGGTCGAAGTGGTCGCGGTGCAGATGCGAGACATAGAGGTAGTCGCAGTCGCCGAGCGCGTCCCAGTCCAGCGTGCTGTTGTCGGGGAAGGGGAACCAGGAGGCGAAGTAGGCCGGGTTGACCCAGGGGTCGCACAAGATGCTTCCAGCCCGGGTGTCGACCCGGAACCCGGCGTGTCCGATGCTCGTGACCTGCACTGATACCCTTTCGGGACGGATTCGTACTGCTATGAGCTTAACGGCAGGCAGCGACTACGCTTGCCATCGTGGAACCGGTATACGGCACCGTCATCCAATTGGCGCGGCTGGTGTGGCGCGTGCAGGGGTTGAAGTTCACGGTCACCGGCGTGGAGAACCTGCCGGCCACCGGCGGCGCGGTGGTCGCGATCAACCACACCAGCTACTTCGACTTCACGTTCGCGGGCCTGCCCGCCTACCGGCAGGGCCTCGGCCGCAAGGTCCGCTTCATGGCGAAGAGAGAGGTCTTCGAGCACAAGGTCACCGGCCCGGTCATGCGCAGCCTGCGTCACATCGAGGTGGACCGTGACAGCGGCGCGGGATCGTTCGACGAGGCCTGCCAAAAACTCAAGGAAGGTGAGCTGGTCGGCGTCTATCCGGAGGCCACGATCAGCCGCAGCTTCGAGATCAAGGGGTTCAAGTCCGGGGCCGCGCGGATGGCGATCGCCGCAGACGTGCCGATCGTTCCGCACATCGTGTGGGGCGCACAGCGAATCTGGACCAAAGGTCATCCGAAGAAGATGTGGCGCCCCAAGGTGCCGATCTCCGTCGCGGTCGGCGAGCCGATCGAGCCGACCCTGCCCGCCGCTGACCTGACCGCGCTGCTGCATTCGCGGATGCAGCACCTGTTGGAGCGGGTTCAGGACGATTACGGGCCGTATCCCAGCGGCGAGTTCTGGGTGCCGCACCGGCTGGGCGGTGGAGCGCCGACGCTCGCCGAGGCCAATCGGATGGACGCCGAGGAGGCAGCCGAGAAGGCCGCGAGGCGCAGGCAACGACTCGACCCCGATGGAGCAGACGGTTAGTTCGCCATGGAGCCCGTTTTCTACACACTCGAGGTACTTGTCAAGGCGGCGGTCAGGGTCAACGGAATCCAGATCACCTATCGGGGGCTGGCGAACCTTCCCGCCGGCGGCGGCGCGGTGATCGCCATCAACCACACCAGCTACGTCGACTGGATGCCCGCCGCGCTGGCGGTGCACCACCGCAAGCGGCGCCTACGTTTCATGATCAAAAAAGAGATGCAGGAAGTGAAGGTGATCAACTTCCTCATCAGCCACACGGGCACGATTCCGGTGGATCGGCGCTCCGGGGCCGGCGCCTACGAGGTCGCGGTGGAACGACTGCGCGCAGGCGAGCTCGTCGGCGTCTATCCGGAGGCCACGATCAGCCGCAGTTTCGAGCTCAAGGAGTTCAAGACGGGCGCGGCCCGCATGGCCCGTGACGCCGAGGTGCCGATCGTTCCGCTGGTCGTGTGGGGCGCGCAACGGCTCTGGACGAAAGATCATCCACGGCACCTTTGGGGTCGGCGAGGCGGCGCCAAGATTCCGATCACCGTCGAAATGGGTAAACCCTTGCAGGCCGGCGAGACGATGGAGCAGACGTTGCAGTACTTGCGTTCGGCGATGACCGAATTGCTGCACGAGGCGCAGCGCGACTATTCGTGCCCGCAGGGCGCGTACTGGGTGCCGCGCCGGCTCGGCGGCAGCGCGCCGACACCCGAGGAAGCGAAGGCGCTCGACGAGGCGGAGTGGACCGAGCGTGCCCGTAGACGTGCCATGCGGGAAGGCGGATCTCGGCGATGACATTGCCGCTCTTGATCGCCTCCGACGTCGACGGCACGCTCCTCGACAGCGACGAAAAGGTTTCGCCGCGCACCAGGGCCGCGGTCACCGCTGCGGTGGAGGCGGGGACGAAGTTCGTGCTCGCCACCGGGCGGCCCCCGCGGTGGGTGCAACCGGTCGTCGACGAGCTGGGCTTTGCCCCGATGGCCGTCTGCGCCAACGGTGCGGTGCTCTACGACCCGGCGATCGACCGCATCGTGTCCGCCCGCACGCTGACCACCGACGTGCTCGGCGAGCTTGCCGAGATCGCGACACGCGTGATTCCCCGGGCGGGCCTGGCCGTCGAGCGGGTGGGGGACAGCGCCCATGACGCCGCGACCCCGCAGTTCGTCAGCTCGCCCGGCTACGAACACGCCTGGCTCAACCCGGACAACACCGAGGTGTCGTTCGAGGACCTGCTCAGCGCCCCGGCGATCAAGCTGCTCGTCCGCAAGGGGGGTGCGCGCAGCGCCGACATGGCGGCCGCGCTCGCCGAACACATCAAGGACTACGGCGATATCACTTATTCCACCGACAACGGTCTGGTCGAGATCATGCCGGTGGGGATCAGTAAGGCCACCGGGGTGGCCGAGGTTGCCCGTCCGCTCGGCATCTCAGCGGGAGAGATCGTCACATTCGGCGACATGCCCAACGACGTGCCGATGCTCGAGTGGGCGGGGCTGGGGGTGGCGATGGGACATGCTCATCCCGCCGCGCTGGCCGCGGCCGACGAGGTCACGTCGGACAACAACGACGACGGAGTCGCGCGGGTGCTCGAGCGGTGGTGGATGTAGCGGCACTCAGGTGCTGATCGGCGGGGTGAACCGCTCGAGTTGCACGGGCGCGGTGTCGCCCGCCGGCTTCGGTAGTTCGACCGGGATGCCGTCGAACACCCGGGTCACCGTGCCCTTCTCGCGGTCGAAGTTCAGCGTGCCGTGCTGAAAGTTCTGCACGATCCACAGCGGGGTGTGGATCTCGGCGCTGGTCGGTAGCCCGAGCGCACCGCGCTCGAAACCCAGCGCGCCCCATGCCTTGTAGATCTCGCCGGTGATCGGTTCGGCGCCGGTCGGCGGCGACCAGTAGATCGCCCCGCGTTCGAAGGTGACGTAGCGGGCGCCGCCCTCACCAGAGGCCTCCGGCGACGTCGGCCTGCCCAGCGGGCTGTTCATTCCGCCCCTCGCCTCCCACTGCGCGAAGATGGCGCCACCGCGCAGCGATTCGGCCAGGTCGGCGGGCCCTGGCGGGTGGTTGAACCGCGCGGCGATGTCGCGGATGTGGTCCATCAGCGCGTACGCCGCGTTACCTGGGCACTCCGTGGCGCCGACGTCGCGGTGGGTGAAGATCGCAGGCAGCTTCGGGGTCGAGCCGGTCGGGAACTTCGAGAACGAACCGCCCGAGGAGGCCAGCACGACGGTGCCGCGGGGATCGACGTGGTCCAGCCCGAGCCGCCATCCCAGCAACCGGGCTGTGGTGCGCAACTGGATCGGTGTCGGCGGCACCGATTCGAAGTTGCCCATCATCGCCACACCCCAGGTGTCGTGGTTGAAGCCGCCGGTGTGCGCGCCCTCGACCGGCCTGGTCATGCCGCCCGCGCGGCCTTCGAAGACCTGTCCGTACTTGTCGACCAGCGCGTTGTAGGCGATGTCGCACCAGCCCAACGTGCGCGTGTGGTATTCGTACACCGACCGGACGATCCCCGCCGAGTCCTCGGGGGCGTATTCGTTGCTGCCGGCGGTGTGGTGCACCACTCCCGCTCGAATTCCCATGTCGTAGCGGGGGTTTCCACAGCGCATCGATTCGTCGGCGCCCCACTGGGACCGGTTAATGATGTTCGGCGGCATGCCCGGCGCGTTCACCGCCGACGGCGGCGGCAACGTGTCGACCGGTGGCGCCTGCGGCGGGCTGATCAGCACCGCGTTGAGGTTCTGTCCGAACGGGTGCTCGGTGTTTGCCGGAATGTATCCCAGTTCGGGCCCCTGTTCGGGCCCCTGTTCGGGTGAAGCCTCCGGCGTCTTGGCCGCGTCGGCGGGGCGGGTCACCGCAATCTGCACGGTGGTGGTGCGCCCGACGAACACCGGCTCGGTGCCGAGCGGTCCGGCGGCGGGCGTGTCCGGACCGACGCCCTCGAGGGGTTCGGCCTCATACCAAGGCCCCCAGGTGCCGTCGGCCTTCTTGGCCCGCACCCTGGCAGTCGTGCCGGTGAAATCCTGTGCGGTCAGCGCCACCAGCGAGAACGGCGTGTCTTGGTGGATCTCGCGGATCGTCTCACCGCCCGCAAGGCCGGTCAGCGGGCGCTGCGCAAGTTGGGGTGTCCCGGCGATCGTCGCCTCGTCGTCACCGCCTGCCGGCAG contains:
- a CDS encoding HAD family hydrolase is translated as MTLPLLIASDVDGTLLDSDEKVSPRTRAAVTAAVEAGTKFVLATGRPPRWVQPVVDELGFAPMAVCANGAVLYDPAIDRIVSARTLTTDVLGELAEIATRVIPRAGLAVERVGDSAHDAATPQFVSSPGYEHAWLNPDNTEVSFEDLLSAPAIKLLVRKGGARSADMAAALAEHIKDYGDITYSTDNGLVEIMPVGISKATGVAEVARPLGISAGEIVTFGDMPNDVPMLEWAGLGVAMGHAHPAALAAADEVTSDNNDDGVARVLERWWM
- a CDS encoding lysophospholipid acyltransferase family protein yields the protein MEPVYGTVIQLARLVWRVQGLKFTVTGVENLPATGGAVVAINHTSYFDFTFAGLPAYRQGLGRKVRFMAKREVFEHKVTGPVMRSLRHIEVDRDSGAGSFDEACQKLKEGELVGVYPEATISRSFEIKGFKSGAARMAIAADVPIVPHIVWGAQRIWTKGHPKKMWRPKVPISVAVGEPIEPTLPAADLTALLHSRMQHLLERVQDDYGPYPSGEFWVPHRLGGGAPTLAEANRMDAEEAAEKAARRRQRLDPDGADG
- a CDS encoding N-acetylmuramoyl-L-alanine amidase, which produces MLPMAIYGLPAGGDDEATIAGTPQLAQRPLTGLAGGETIREIHQDTPFSLVALTAQDFTGTTARVRAKKADGTWGPWYEAEPLEGVGPDTPAAGPLGTEPVFVGRTTTVQIAVTRPADAAKTPEASPEQGPEQGPELGYIPANTEHPFGQNLNAVLISPPQAPPVDTLPPPSAVNAPGMPPNIINRSQWGADESMRCGNPRYDMGIRAGVVHHTAGSNEYAPEDSAGIVRSVYEYHTRTLGWCDIAYNALVDKYGQVFEGRAGGMTRPVEGAHTGGFNHDTWGVAMMGNFESVPPTPIQLRTTARLLGWRLGLDHVDPRGTVVLASSGGSFSKFPTGSTPKLPAIFTHRDVGATECPGNAAYALMDHIRDIAARFNHPPGPADLAESLRGGAIFAQWEARGGMNSPLGRPTSPEASGEGGARYVTFERGAIYWSPPTGAEPITGEIYKAWGALGFERGALGLPTSAEIHTPLWIVQNFQHGTLNFDREKGTVTRVFDGIPVELPKPAGDTAPVQLERFTPPIST
- a CDS encoding lysophospholipid acyltransferase family protein gives rise to the protein MEPVFYTLEVLVKAAVRVNGIQITYRGLANLPAGGGAVIAINHTSYVDWMPAALAVHHRKRRLRFMIKKEMQEVKVINFLISHTGTIPVDRRSGAGAYEVAVERLRAGELVGVYPEATISRSFELKEFKTGAARMARDAEVPIVPLVVWGAQRLWTKDHPRHLWGRRGGAKIPITVEMGKPLQAGETMEQTLQYLRSAMTELLHEAQRDYSCPQGAYWVPRRLGGSAPTPEEAKALDEAEWTERARRRAMREGGSRR
- a CDS encoding Rieske 2Fe-2S domain-containing protein, translated to MQVTSIGHAGFRVDTRAGSILCDPWVNPAYFASWFPFPDNSTLDWDALGDCDYLYVSHLHRDHFDPKLLRRHVNKDAVVLLPDYPVPDLRRELEKLGFHRFFETADSVTHTVRGPKGDLRVMIIALRAPADGPIGDSGIVIDDGETVVFNMNDARPVDLDVVHADFDHVDVHMLQYSGAIWYPMVYDMPARAKEAFGIQKRQRQMDRCRQYIAQVGATWVIPSAGPPCFLDPELRDLNDDHGDPANIFPDQTVFLDQLRKHGHDGGLLMIPGSAAAFTGSQLDSLTHLLPDDQLASIFTSGKAAYIADYAERMAPIIAAEKASWADAAGESLLEPLRTAFEPIMIQSDQICDGIGYPVELRLGPETIVLDFPKRVVREPIPDEKFRYGFAIAPELVRTVLRDDEPDWVNTIFLSTRFRAWRVGGYNEYLYTFFKCLTDERIAYADGWFAEAHDDSSSITLDGWEIQRRCPHLKADLSKFGVVEGSTLTCNLHGWQWNLETGRCLTSKGHELRSTRK